A section of the Pseudorasbora parva isolate DD20220531a chromosome 2, ASM2467924v1, whole genome shotgun sequence genome encodes:
- the LOC137050050 gene encoding interferon-induced very large GTPase 1-like, whose protein sequence is MNLFHKLHIEDRRQNKLRAAGVLQLTVNSLQYHESYAEEELVQTFINKLLMMNYRARYIKTKETNEQHHRQLRDTKTFEDEDDIYNEMSSSNKGTSKSDRIHPMDVQMAVFHCADGFLKQLMVTKLSQCQYALPLLVPDPDTQQIEFPLWTFRQINKSWKTADNTGKTQPIYKAETPMVSFFRFGPVSSSKSHLMNSLINEKHNTFFHRNCPGSSRTRVLMNGVVEIAWFCPSRKNTDTFTDCVAFCNLHGDAGDHEKQLQILTEMASVNVVLLPRLDRENRHAGKIQKLYKDRKSLICLFTEDESTVVEMRKGKYKIGLKDRNQSDVSEELKKAIHDCLSESSSSFRLEDVSKHSDIRVDEEDDVDCRRGRETARQMMSLLEKKRLTEIKESFLPCQGKLWHQWSQKNKELHRPRGDELEIDISRKQTEMKKIREQQHESVISEFMKFFIKEMGSQAANKIFFLKWLGILLDEYISADLSKLHHKYDEKWSNVLKLKENTDTSEQLKTEQTELEKISEELQAAAFGLEHIMREIGQIYESCSSEKKNKKDLQFHFSSLPSLAAEMMISGFPLELMDGDAAHVPVIWISAVLDALIQKLGDQRVFVLSVLGLQSSGKSTMLNAMFGLQFAVSAGRCTRGAFMQLVRMSDEMKTHINFEYILVVDTEGLRALELAGRSTRHHDNELATFVVGLANLTLINIFGENPSEMQDILQIIVQALMRMKKVKLNPSCVFVHQNVSDVTARLKNMEGRRRLLEKLDEMTKLAAKEEVCDAETFSDVIEFDVQNDVKYFAQLWEGSPPMAPPNPNYCENIQELKKTIVSHASKSHGMMLNDLKDRIKDLWEALLNERFVFSFQNSMEISAYRKLETKYSKWSWSLRSAMMETENKLHNKIENEEIHEVGETDLQRELEKTTEEVDKSMSEFFERDTDASILIQWKTSFEIKIKELQENIVRETKRKLMEILQQRDMKKKIDAQRKHHENTLYEKSKELALKLKDKANDEETLKKEFDLFWEQYVKKIIQGTHRTKDIDIMRDVKRLFSDIYESAPGGNWMESKDIFSVPSYLDYVQVKKSSGFAAPIVNLFKAAKDKFGYTLSPENEAKIRSLVTDVEQQTEKMIQSFSISKWGYNISSIQQLIDYIKKEVTKHENEQNKYKFKNEFFKDLVLSICKRANKIVTDQHMMFRDANDPVIYVEKKRAEYYSIFQKYCKGAASAAIFGEIICQKLKEPIEQSVYKKTARDLTDEMISNCQSLNGNRSKLEKHILKTLAEEKDFNKITNYINYPRDHFKSFIRDEVSQYITDKFTVSVLPKMKKNNQHLQQKIMNAAHESTKHVQVNRGDAGLWLKSFTQQLSDVLIFSEKDLSGVKHDNVDDFSLLEDVIRQELPALISDISSRFKANTFTVNLDYKFRPDEILIDHFCQCCWVQCPFCKAICTNTIEDHDGDHSVSFHRVIGLNGWFYRGTTNLAVGICTTAVASDRCFRHNDSDDKVPWRDYRTAGGVYAEWSITPDLSELPYWKWFVCKFQKDLEKYYKKTFEGQGQIPDQWRLFSKQSAIESLDKYI, encoded by the coding sequence ATGAATTTATTTCACAAACTCCATATTGAAGACAGGCGCCAAAATAAGCTAAGAGCTGCAGGTGTTCTTCAGTTAACTGTGAATTCATTACAGTACCATGAGTCTTATGCTGAAGAGGAGCTTGTTCAGACTTTCATAAATAAACTACTGATGATGAACTACAGAGCAAGATACATAAAAACTAAAGAGACCAACGAACAGCATCATAGACAACTAAGAGACACTAAAACATTTGAAGATGAGGATGACATTTACAATGAAATGTCTTCCTCTAATAAAGGAACAAGTAAATCTGATCGAATCCACCCAATGGATGTTCAGATGGCAGTGTTTCATTGTGCTGATGGTTTCCTGAAGCAGCTGATGGTCACTAAACTGTCCCAGTGTCAGTATGCTCTGCCTCTGCTTGTTCCTGATCCAGACACACAACAGATTGAGTTTCCTCTTTGGACATTCAGACAAATCAACAAGAGTTGGAAAACAGCTGATAACACAGGTAAAACCCAGCCGATCTACAAGGCAGAAACTCCAATGGTGTCTTTCTTCAGGTTTGGCCCTGTGTCTTCATCCAAGTCTCATCTTATGAACAGCCTGATCAATGAGAAACACAACACGTTCTTCCACAGGAACTGCCCAGGCAGCAGCAGAACCAGAGTCCTGATGAATGGGGTGGTAGAGATCGCCTGGTTCTGCCCCTCTAGGAAAAACACTGATACATTCACTGACTGTGTTGCATTCTGTAATCTACACGGTGATGCTGGAGACCATGAGAAACAGCTGCAGATCCTCACGGAAATGGCCTCAGTTAATGTTGTTCTTCTACCACGACTGGACAGGGAAAACAGACATGCAGGAAAGATACAAAAACTGTACAAGGACAGAAAGTCACTCATTTGTCTTTTTACAGAGGATGAATCTACTGTAGTTGAGATGCGGAAAGGTAAATACAAAATCGGTCTGAAAGACAGAAATCAGTCAGATGTATCTGAAGAACTCAAAAAAGCCATACATGATTGTCTCTCAGAATCATCTTCCTCTTTCAGACTTGAAGATGTGTCCAAACACTCAGACATCAGAGTAGATGAGGAAGATGATGTTGACTGCAGGAGAGGAAGAGAAACAGCACGGCAGATGATGAGTTTACTAGAGAAGAAACGTCTGACAGAAATCAAAGAATCCTTTCTGCCCTGTCAGGGGAAACTGTGGCATCAGTGGAGTCAGAAGAACAAAGAACTACATAGGCCTCGAGGAGATGAACTAGAAATTGATATCAGTAGAAAACAAACAGAGATGAAGAAAATTCGTGAACAGCAGCATGAATCTGTCATCAGTGAGTTCATGAAGTTCTTCATTAAAGAAATGGGCTCACAAGCTGcaaataagatatttttcctCAAATGGCTTGGAATTCTCTTGGATGAATATATCTCTGCTGATCTGTCTAAACTACATCACAAGTATGATGAAAAGTGGTCAAACGTCTTAAAACTGAAAGAGAACACTGATACATCTGAGCAACTCAAGACTGAacaaactgaacttgagaaAATATCTGAGGAGCTTCAAGCTGCAGCCTTTGGTTTGGAGCACATCATGAGGGAGATCGGACAGATCTATGAATCATGTTCATCTGAGAAGAAGAACAAGAAAGACTTGCAGTTTCATTTTTCTTCTCTGCCGAGTCTTGCAGCAGAGATGATGATCTCTGGATTTCCACTGGAGCTGATGGATGGAGATGCTGCTCATGTTCCTGTGATCTGGATCTCTGCTGTTCTAGATGCACTCATCCAGAAACTGGGAGACCAGAGAGTATTTGTGCTTTCAGTTTTAGGGCTTCAGAGCTCTGGGAAATCCACCATGCTCAATGCCATGTTTGGACTCCAGTTTGCCGTCAGTGCTGGCAGGTGCACCAGAGGAGCTTTTATGCAGCTGGTCAGAATGTCAGATGAGATGAAAACACATATTAACTTTGAATACATTCTGGTTGTTGATACTGAGGGTCTTCGGGCTCTAGAACTGGCTGGAAGATCAACAAGACATCATGACAATGAATTGGCCACATTTGTTGTTGGGCTTGCAAATCTGACATTGATAAACATCTTTGGAGAAAACCCATCTGAGATGCAGGACATTCTTCAGATCATTGTTCAGGCCCTCATGAGGATGAAGAAGGTCAAGCTAAATCCcagctgtgtgtttgtgcatcAGAACGTCTCAGACGTCACAGCTAGACTGAAAAACATGGAGGGAAGGAGACGACTACTGGAGAAACTGGATGAGATGACAAAACTCGCAGCTAAAGAAGAAGTCTGTGATGCAGAAACCTTCAGTGATGTAATTGAATTTGATGTTCAGAATGATGTGAAGTATTTTGCTCAGCTCTGGGAGGGCAGCCCACCGATGGCACCACCAAACCCAAACTACTGTGAGAATATTCAAGAACTAAAGAAAACTATTGTGTCTCATGCCTCAAAATCACACGGGATGATGCTGAACGACTTAAAAGATCGGATAAAAGATCTCTGGGAGGCTTTACTGAATGAACGTTTCGTCTTCAGCTTTCAAAATTCTATGGAGATTTCAGCCTACAGGAAGCTAGAGACAAAATATAGCAAGTGGTCCTGGAGTCTTCGCAGCGCCATGATGGAAACTGAGAACAAACTTCACAACAAAATAGAAAATGAAGAAATTCATGAGGTTGGGGAAACTGATCTTCAACGAGAACTGGAGAAGACAACTGAAGAGGTGGATAAATCAATGTCTGAATTCTTTGAGAGAGACACAGATGCAAGTATACTGATTCAGTGGAAAACatcatttgaaataaaaatcaaaGAGCTTCAGGAAAACATTGTGAGAGAAACTAAGAGGAAATTAATGGAGATTCTTCAGCAGCGAGACATGAAGAAAAAGATTGATGCTCAGAGGAAACATCATGAAAACACTCTGTATGAAAAGAGCAAAGAACTTGCCTTAAAACTCAAAGACAAAGCAAATGATGAAGAAACACTGAAGAAAGAGTTTGATTTGTTCTGGGAACAGTATGTGAAGAAGATCATTCAAGGCACTCATCGAACCAAAGACATTGACATAATGAGAGATGTGAAAAGACTCTTCAGTGACATCTATGAAAGTGCTCCCGGAGGCAACTGGATGGAGAGCAAGGATATTTTCTCTGTGCCAAGTTATTTAGACTATGTACAGGTAAAGAAGTCCAGTGGATTTGCAGCTCCTATAGTGAATCTTTTTAAAGCAGCTAAAGATAAGTTTGGTTACACTCTGTCACCAGAGAATGAAGCTAAAATAAGATCATTAGTCACAGATGTTGAACAGCAGACAGAAAAAATGATCCAGTCATTTAGTATTTCAAAGTGGGGTTACAACATCAGCAGCATTCAACAACTCATAGATTACATAAAGAAAGAGGTAACAAAGCATGAGAATgagcaaaataaatataagtTCAAGAATGAATTCTTCAAGGATTTGGTTCTTTCCATCTGTAAGAGAGCAAACAAGATAGTCACTGACCAACACATGATGTTCAGGGATGCCAATGATCCAGTAATATATGTTGAGAAGAAGAGAGCAGAGTACTATAGTATTTTCCAGAAATACTGCAAAGGAGCTGCATCAGCTGCCATTTTTGGAGAGATCATCTGTCAGAAACTGAAAGAGCCCATAGAGCAGAGCGTCTACAAGAAGACTGCCAGAGATCTGACAGATGAAATGATATCAAACTGTCAATCACTGAATGGAAACAGATCAAAACTGGAGAAACACATCCTGAAGACACTGGCAGAAGAGAAGGATTTTAACAaaatcacaaactacattaatTATCCCAGAGATCACTTCAAGAGTTTCATTAGAGATGAAGTCAGTCAGTACATCACTGATAAGTTCACTGTTAGTGTTTTACCCAAGATGAAGAAGAACAATCAACACCTGCAGCAGAAGATCATGAACGCAGCTCATGAATCTACTAAACATGTTCAAGTGAACAGAGGAGATGCTGGTTTGTGGTTGAAGAGTTTCACACAGCAGCTCTCAGATGTGCTGATCTTCTCTGAAAAAGACCTCAGTGGAGTGAAACATGATAATGTTGATGATTTTAGTCTTCTAGAAGATGTGATAAGACAAGAACTCCCTGCTTTAATATCAGACATCAGCAGTAGATTCAAAGCAAACACATTTACAGTAAATCTGGACTATAAATTCAGACCAGATGAGATTCTGATTGATCACTTCTGCCAGTGCTGTTGGGTTCAGTGTCCATTTTGTAAAGCCATCTGCACTAACACCATAGAAGACCATGATGGAGACCACAGTGTTTCCTTTCATCGAGTTATTGGACTGAATGGGTGGTTTTACAGAGGAACAACAAACTTGGCTGTTGGCATCTGCACAACAGCAGTAGCAAGTGATAGATGTTTTCGTCACAATGATTCAGATGATAAAGTCCCCTGGAGAGATTACAGAACAGCAGGAGGAGTTTATGCAGAATGGAGCATCACCCCTGATCTCTCTGAGCTGCCCTACTGGAAGTGGTTTGTGTGCAAATTCCAGAAAGATCTGGAAAAATACTACAAGAAAACATTTGAGGGACAGGGTCAGATCCCAGATCAATGGAGATTATTTTCAAAGCAGAGCGCTATTGAGAGTTTGGATAAATACATATAA